Genomic DNA from bacterium:
GAGAGGTTCATGGCGTGGGGATCCAGGAGAGCGCACTCCGGCGAGATGAGCGATGCGATGTGGACATTTCTCATCAACGCATCCTCGGACGAATCGAGGCTCAAGGACCTCCTGCGCTCCTATCCGCCAAACCGCGAGGAGACAGACAATTGGAAGGATAAGATCTCAGCCCTGGTCACGTTCGAGGAGCTGGCCGCATTCGCGGCCAACAACAAACCCGCATACTCACACAAGTCGGATTGGGAGAAATATGCGGCCGACTGCGAACAGAGGGGCGCTATCGAGGAGATAACAGTCGAGCCCAGGACCAGGGTGGCGCTCAGGGCGGTGATCCCCGCGCTCGCCTTTTTCAAGGACGAAGCCGCGAAATACGGAATGGCGGTGGACGTATGGGACTATCTCGCAGCCATCTACCCTGCCGCAAGGAGGATGAGAGGGTCCGCGCAGAACGGCGAGATAACCATAAAGGTCCCGTCTTTCATGGCTAGGACCGCGTTCCACAACTGGAGTCTGGAGAGCTGGGCGCGCAGGATCAGCACCGAAAAGCTGGAGACCAACGTGCTCAAATCCACGCTCCAGAGGCACAGGGGCGGGCAGGTTGAGCAGGCCGAGCGCTGGAACATGCGCAAGTACATCGAACCCATGGCCGGCGGGGATCCGGAGCAGATGAGGATGCTCACCGACTTCGGCGAGTTCCTCCGCTTCGTGCGGGTGCTCGACAGCGCAGGCCAGCTGATGGACCAGACCGGCGGCAGGCTGAGTTACGCGCCGGAACCTACGCAGAGCAGGTTCACCGCGCGCATAGAGGAGGACCTCTCCACCTACAGGACGACGGACGAGCCCTACTTCCCGGACGACGAAAAGCTCTTCACCGAGGTGAAGAAGGAGCACTACAGGGCGGCGCTCGACGTCGTGGAAGAGTTCATACAGAACCTCTCCCTCCTTCCGCGCAACACCACCATATTGAGGAGCGACGGGATCGAGGTCATGGTCGAGGACCTGAAGAGGGAGCTCAACTTCTACACGAAGAGGGAGAGCTACTATCGCTGGATACTTAGGGACAACTCCTCGTCGGCCTACAGGTCCGGAGAAGACAGGACCGAGATCCGAAGATTTTTCGGCGAGTTGAAGAGATGGTCTCGCAGCGTCGTCTACAACGCGAAAATCCAGGGCACCATCTTCACCGGACACGGGCCGACCCGCTTCGTCGCAGCCAGCAGGCTGGAGGGCCACAGGGCAAGCTACGAAAGGAGCTCTCTGCCGGTGCTCTTCTTCGACGATCTGCTCGCCGCCAAAAAGACATACGGCTGGGACAAACAACGCATCGAGGAATTGATCGTCATGCGCATCCTCGCGCATACGGCCGCATCATGGGGAGACATCTCCAAAGAGGAGATCGGAAATCGCCTCGCAATCGAGAGGGCGACGCAGGATGTATGGCCCGGCGACATCGCTTCCCTGCCGAGGGCGATAGCCGACTACCTCCTCCTCGAAAGGCAGCCGCTGGGATACAAATTCGACGGGGCGGAGGCCGGGCTCAGGATCTTGAGGAGGGCCGGAGGCGAGCAGAGCATCCGCAGGCCGATCATCGCTGGGGCCTCCCCCTCCGCCTCCTGGAAGGACCAATGGAGTCAACAGGCGCTCGAGAGGGGGCTGTGCGCCAAGGCTTCGGAGATGGCCGCAGAAGCAATGTCCGGATACCTCGCAAAAGCGAGAAACCTCCACGAGTATTCGGGCGAAGCGCTCGAGGCCGAGGTGCGGAGCCGGCTCGCCGATTCCGGCTGGACGATGCCGGGCATGAGCTCCGAGGAGACCGCCGGCTATCTCATGATCCACATCGGTCTGTTCCTGCCTTCCATCGGCGTAGCCAGCGAGATCGACAGGACAGACGGGGTAAACGGCGAAGACAGGCCGGAGATGGCCGCAGCCAGGGGCGTAGTGCATGAGTACATGGCGCCGTTCCCGCAGGTTGTGAGCCGGGGTCTCAAGGTCAGGACCAAGGTGCCGATCCTGGAGGAACGCCTGATGCAGCTGGCTAGCATCCGGTGCGCGGAGAGAGGGGAGTTGAAGCTGTCGCCTCAGAGGGTATTCATCGCAGCTAAGGCGATCATCGAGGAGTACAATTCGCACACAGCCGAGCCTTCTCCGCTCGCCGCAATCAGCGACGCGAAGATCGAAAGTTCGGGGCTCGCCTCGCAGAGACTCGCCTCCCTCGCGAGCCGGCGCACGACAAAAACCGAGGTCAATCTAACGGCCGTGAGGCACGCATACTTCCGCCTGTACGACGATTTCATGAAGGGCCGGGCGATCGACGAACCGAGGATGATCGAAGCGCTCTCCGCATCGGCGCACGGAGCTGCGCCGACCGAGGATGAAGTCTCCCTCCTGTCGGACTTCCTGATACACCAGCAATCCACTATGATGGCGTGGCGCTCCCTGGTGAGGAACCCTCGGATCGGGCTGATGGCCTGGCTCAGGAGGAACTACTCCTTCGAGGACGCGCGGATCGACGTGGCCACATTCGAGGCGTTCGCGCTCAGATTCGCGGATTCGAGAATATCCACCTCCGCAGGCGCGAACCCTGCGGAGATCTCATCCGAGCTCGCCGCGCGGGCGCTGGCCTCGGACAACACCGCGAAAAACCGGATGGCCGCTTTCATAAGATCGGCCTTCTCATCATGGATGGACGAGACCGCAGCACACATCGGGGAAGATCTGCGCCTGGTGGAAATGGAGATCGAGAAGATAGCCAAGACCACGGCGGAGGTCCCGCAATCAGGCAGATCGCTGCTGGAGAAGGCGACGGCAAGTCTGGGCATGCCCGACACGGAATCCGCCTTGGTGAACGAGGACAGGCTCTCTCTCCTGGATGAAGTCAGGGGAACCGCCGCCCGCAAAGAGACGCTGGCCAAGGTCTCGCAACGCCACAGGGCCTCGGCCGAAGAGAGGATAGAGGCGGAACGAAAGGCCAGGCACGAGAAGGAGCTGGCCGTTGCCGAGGAGTCGCTCGCCCATGCGACCGGCGCCGCGGCCGGCCTTGCCTGGCGCACTGCGGAGGTGATGTCGCGTTGGCGCTCCACGCCGCCCCTCGAGGATCAGAGCTACGAAGAACTCAATGCAATGGCGGACCGGATAGAAAAGGAAGTGTCGAGACTGAGACCGATAGACGACGCATTCCTTCCCCTGGAGACGGCGATCAGGTCGGCAAGCGCGGTAATCGGAGGTTACGGCGCGGAGGAAGAGCACTCTGCAGCCGCGTTGTCGCTCCTCGAGACCGGCCGCGATCTGCTCGGCAGATCGACCTCTCTGCTGGCCGAGACGTTCGAAGGGGCTATAACGATCATGGACGGCATGGAAAGGGCGAGTAAGCTGGCCGAGGCAAGAAAAGCGAAGATCGAATCCGAACGGAATCTGGCCGAAGCGCTTTCGCAAGTTCAAGGAATCAACATCAAGATCGATTCATTGCTTACAGCGGCCGAAGGACTCGCCGAGCAGGCCGCCAAAGCGGAGGACGCGGCGAAGACGACCGCATCCCGTCTGCAGGACGGAAGCGCCTCCGTCTTCTTCGAAGCAGCCCGTGAGTTTCCGGGCTTCAGGACATCATTAGAAAAGATGACCGCTGCGGCCAGCGAGATCGAGAAGGCGATCGTGGACGTGCTCGGCGGCGCCAAGGCCAATCCGCCGCGGATAATCGAAGCTCTCGACGCGCTTGAAGAGGCTGCCCTCTCGTATGACGGAGTCGACGATCCCGCGATTGAGGCGGCCACAAACTCGCTCTCCGAGTCGGCGGAGCAGGCGCTGCGTTCGCTGGAGTCCATACGGCCGCTCGCCGCGCGCATGGAGAAGACGGGCGCAAGCCTCGAAGCGAAGCTCATCGAAGCTGAATCGCGGCTGACCGCGGCAATGCATGCGGTCATGCCCGAGCCGATGGAGCCCGAGAAACAGCCGGAGGACGCCCCCTCCTACACATTCAAGAACAACGAGGCGCTCAAGTCGGACCCGTTCAGGAAGCAGGGAACGCTGATCAGGGAGCTGGCCCACAGCGGCATGGTTCTCTCATGGGGCAATGCTTCATACCTCCTCCATAAGAGGGACGCGGGCAACGTCGGAGGGTGGCTGCACGGAGCGCGCCGCACCTCCCTCGCGGTTCCCGACGCATTCGGCAACGAGATCAAGCTGGAGCGCGGCGCCATAGGCGCCAGGCTCTTCAAGACGAGCGATCTCGCGGACGATCATCCGTTCGCCGTGATGACGGACAATCTGAAGAAGGCGGTCTCGGCTCAGACCAACGAGTCGCTGCTCATCTCCCTGTTCACGAAGCCCAGCGCCCGCGCCCTCCTCTCGGATCTTTTGGCCGCGCTCTCTCGCAAGAGATGCGCAGACGCCGAATCAGCGCTCAACGCCGTCCGCACCTGGGCCGTCTCCAGAAGGCAGACGATATATGACGCGCTGGAGGAGAGGCGGGCGGAGAAGTTCTTTGCCAGGGCGCACAACGGCGTGAGGGACTCCTCGTACACAGAGGCCATCCACGCGGGGATCGTCACGGCGTACAAAAACGTATTGAACCATCCGGAGCTCGGCGAGCTCTCGATCAGGGGAGGAAGGAAGGACGACATATTCAACGTAGACGTCGCCAAAGTCCGCGCGCGGCTCGCGCACAGAGAGAAAGCGGCCGAAGATCTGGCGGCCGGGCGCCTCACGGTGGACCACTTCAACCCGGAGCTGGGTGGGTGGCAGGCCATAGATCTCAGGGCGAGGAACGTGTTATCCATCGACCAGCTGGACCTGGACGACGGCTCGATAGGAGACGAACCCTGGAGCCTCAAGCTCCACCAGATCATGCTGGCCATCTACAGCAAAAATGAGCTCATGGACCTCGGCTGGCTCTTCAACATAGCGATGAAGAAGATGCCGGAGCTTTACCGTTTTCTGGTCGACCTCGTGATGCCGCTCGCCCGAGTCAAACCCGGGAGGCCGGCGCCAATGACTCTCGCGGAGCTGCAGAGGGACGCGGTCGGGGCGTACCTTTCCATCAGGGACGGCCTCTTCGCGATGCCGGAGGTCGACAGGGTGAAGGAACCCCTGCTGATAGAGTGGATAAACGCCCCTCTCGCAGCCAGGGACGCGGGCGACAAAGATGCAGAGACGCTCATGGAAGACGCCATGGATGTCGGATACGACGTCGAAACGACCATCCGCGCCGTGGAGAAACATCTCAAGAGCAACATCGCGGTACGCCACACGCTTGCGAAGGCGTTCATGATAAGCGTTTGGAACAAGCTCCACTCAGGTCCGGGATACAAAAACGTCTTGGAGCTCACAGACCGCTACATGAGCGCAGTGGCCGAAGGCTCGACAGAGAAGGCGAAGAAGGCGGGCAATGGGATACGCAGCGCCTATGACGAGCTGAGGCCGCGAATACTCCGTTCGAAAAAACTGCTGCAGATCGCGACCGGCATGCACGCGCCCGAAGTCGCCGCGCCGTTCGCCACCCCGGACGCGGAGCTCGCCTCCACGCACATGGAGACCGGCAAGGTCGGCTCCGGACAGACGTGGGCCCTGACAAAGCACATGGACAAGGATCCCGTGGGGCACAAACCGCACGTTGCGGAGATGATAGTATCGCTCCGCAGGCTCGTGCAGCTCTTCCCCGAGTTCGCCGGCGCCGCGACTCTTTTCCTATCAGCGCACGACGCGATAAATCCGAAGGCAGCCCATGCTCTGGCGGGGGTCGTCCGTGATTACGAATCCTCGCAAGAGTTCAAGAAGGACGCCGCCGTAGAGAAATTCCGCGAGAGATTCCGCGCGATCTACGCGGATTCGGCTCCGGAGATACGATCCTCCATCGCGGGCAAGAGCGTGGGGAAGATCAGCCTCGCCGCATGGCTCACCGGAGAGGAGTCGCCGTGGGAGCAAAGCCCGGGCTGGGACTCCTACTCCGAAGATGAGATGAGTTGTTTCATGCAGGAAATGGAGGCGCTCGGCATACCTCCATCAAAGTGGAGGGGCCGCAAGGGCGGCAACGGAAACGGCGCGCCCCCGATCGTCGGCGGCGGTTCACCTACGGGCGCTCCGCCCAACTCAGGCGTAAGCGGCGCAGCATCGACTTCCAGCGCGATGTCGATCGGGAATTCTCCCGTGAGGATGCAGGGGCTGACGATCGGGGTCCCAAATCCGATCGTCCTGCCCGGCAGGACGATCACAAACCCGATGGCACAGCCCATGATGATCTCTGCCTTGACATTTCACGGGCTTCACTGAGAAAAGGGAGCTATGCCGTCATTCGATATCGTCAGCAAGGTGGAGATAGCGGAGCTCGAGAACGCGGTAAACAACTCGCTGCGCGAGGTGGCGACGCGCTACGATTTCCGCAACTCGAAGACCACGATCAACCTCGACAAGAAGACGAAGGAGATCCACCTCGTCACCGCCGACAGCATGAAGATGAGGGCCATGGAGGATATGCTCCGGGGCAACTGCGTCAAGAGACACGTGGATCCCAGATGCCTCGACTTCCAGAAAGAGGAGCCGACGTCGCAGGGACTCGTGAAGATGGACGTGAAGATCAAGGAAGGGGTCTCTCAGGATATCGCGCGGGGCATCGTAAAGACCATCAAGGACTTGAAGCTCAAGGTCCAAGCGTCGATCCAGGACGACCAGGTCCGCGTGACCGGCAAGAAGATCGACGAGCTCCAGGAAGTCATCCAGACGCTTAAGTCCCAGAAACTCGAAATCCCGCTCCAGTACGTGAACATGAAATCATAACATTTGATCGGAGGACTAGATCACCCTGCCAACCAGATCGTATACGTGTGAATCCGTGATCTCCACCTCCGCGAACTCGCCGATCTTGGGATTCCCTTCATTAATATAGACGACTCCGTCGATGTCGGGCGCCTGGCCCTCGTGGCGCGCCTGGATCAGATGCTCGCTCTCCTCAGATATCCCCTCGACCAGCACGCGAAGCCTCTTGCCGACGAGCGAGTCGTTCTTCTCGCGCGCTATCACCTGTTGCAACTTCATTATCTCCTCTCGCCGCCCTTCCGCGACCTTTTTCGACACCCTGCCCTTGAGTTTCGCGGCAGCCGTGCCTTCTTCCGGCGAATACACAAAGACGCCGAGATGCTCGAACCGAGCCTCGCGCACGAATTCGAGAAGCTTCTCAAAATCTTTATCCGTCTCGCCGGGGAATCCCACTATGAGGCTCGTGCGCAGCCACATGTCCGGGATCTTTTTCCTGAGGATTTCGATCAGCCCCTCGATCTCCGCCGACCCGCCCTTTCGCCTCATGGATTTGAGCACCCTGTCGCTTATGTGCTGTATAGGTATGTCCAGGTAGCGGCAGACGTCGCGATGTTCCCTCATGACGTCGATGAGGCGCATGGGAAAATCGTGCGGGTACGCGTACATGAGGCGTATCCATTTCTCCCCAGGCAGATCGCAGAGCTTTTCCACGAGCATCGCAATATCGAAATCCTTCCCTTTGCCGTACGCGGTCGTGTCCTGCGCTATCAGGTTGAGCTCTCGCACGCCGCGCAAGAGCATCCCCCTCGCCTCCTCGACGACGGAGTCCGGGTCGCGCGAGCGGAATCCTCCGCGGATGTTCGGGATGATGCAGAACGAGCACGGATGAAAACAGCCCTCCGCGATCTTTATGTACGCGGTGTGCGTAGGGGTCGCCTGTTCGCGCGGGGTTTCGTGGTCGTAGATATACGTGGGCCTACCCACATGGACCGCTCTTGCGCCCTCCACCCTATCCCTTATCAGCCCTGCAATGCGCTGGAACTCGCCCGCACCCACGAAGATATCCACCTCGGGGAAGAGCTTCTCCATCTCCTTCTCGTATCGCTGCGGCAGACAACCGGCGACGACGAGCAGCTCCGCGCTGCCCGACGCCTTGTGCTTCGCCATCTCGAGGATGGCGTCGATCGCCTCCTTCTTCGCGTCCTCGATGAATGCGCAGGTGTTGACGATTATGACCTGGGCTTTGGATGGGTCCTCTGTGAGCGCAAACCCATCGCGCACGAGCATGCCCAGCATCACCTCGGAGTCCACGAGGTTCTTGGGGCAGCCCAGCGACACCAGATGGATTGATTTCATATCGCGCGTCACGGAATGAAGACCAGATTGAACGGTCCGGTACCGCCGCTCGTCGTCGCGTTGCCCGCGTTCGTGAGAACGCCGGCATCGTCATAGGTCTTGACCTGGATGTCGTTGCTCCCCCTGTTCGCGATGAAGAGAGTGTTGTGCTCGACGTCCACGTCCATTGCCATGGGCGCCGTACCGTTCGAGCCGCTCTCGCCCCCCGCGACCTGGGTCAGCACTCCTGCGGAAGAATAGGTGAACGAGTGCACTGTGTTGCTGCCCGAGTTGGCTACGAAGAGAAATCCCCGCGACGTGTCCAGGACGATGTCATAGGGCGCCGTGCCGTTGGACGCAAACGGCGAGCCGGCAACCTTGGTGAGCACACCCGTTGCATCGTAGGTGAATGCCGCCATATCGGTGGAGCCGGAGTTCGCGACGTACAGAAGCCTGCGGCCATGATCGAGCGCGATGCCTGCGGGGTTGGTGCCGTCGACCACCTTCGGAGATCCGGCGGCCTCCGTCATGGTCCCCAGTGCATCGTAGGAGAATATCGATACGTCGCTGCTTCCGCTGTTGCTCACGAACACGAGCCTCGTCCCCGGATCACAGGCGATATCCAGGACCCCCGTGCCCGACGACGCCTGCGTCCCCAGCAGCGTCGGCACGCCGGTCGCCGCGTCGTAAGAAAATATCGATATGGTGCCCGACGTATTGTTGGCCGTGAACGCGAGCTTGAGCGAGGTATCCAGGGCCGCTGCAACCGGGCCGACCGCGCTCACAGCAAAAGGCGCGCCCTCAACCGGAGTGAGCGTGCCGTCGGCCCACGATACGGAAAAGACCATCATCGTGGCGCTGTTGCCGTTGGTCACGAAGAGAAGGCCGGCGGAGACGTCGAGAGCCGCTCCCCGCGGCGCCGTGCCCTGCGGAGAGAACGGCGAGCCGGTGAAGGCGGTCAACGCGTGTTCCTCGCTGTCCGCTGAAAAGAGGCCCACGTCGTTGGATGTCCAGTTCACCGCGGCGAGCATGCTCACATAGTTGAATCCGCCGATGCGGGTGACGGTCTCACCCGCTGTGTTCGTGACCGTCACGTCCACCTGCTCCGTCGTTCCTCCGGAAGAGGGCGACTCCGCCACGATCTCCGTGGCGGTCGCGGAGACGATTTCGCCCTGCCTGTCGCCAAAAAGAACGGTCGATCCGCTGTCGAATCCTCGGCCGGTTATCGTGACCTCCTCACCCCCCCGCGTGGAGCCCTGGGAGGGAGTGATGGAATTGATGACTATGTTCTCATGGACCACGCCGCATGCGGCCGCTGTCACGAGCAGCATGAGCAGGCATGAAAGAAAGGGCAGCCTTATCTTCATCCATAACCTCCGATACAGTCTAATAACACCAGGAGGCGCTGAATCCAACACCGAAACCTTTGAAATCAGGGCAACATTCGACACGCCATTTTATTTATATAATTGATACAACTTATACATTACAGAGCATTTTCAACAGGTTGAGTTAAGCACTATACAAAGCGACGTATAATATGTTAGGGTCCCGCCACTTTAAACATCAAGGAGGCCCTCACATGGCCGCAAAAAATAATCTGGTCCGTTCAATTAAATTTTTAATCATATCATCTATAGCAGCGATCGCGCTGGTCGCCTGCGGCGGAGGCGAACTGCCGGACGAGGCCGCAAATGACCTCAACCCAGACATATCTAATCTCCTCCCGATCGCAATCATAGTCGCGACACCCCAGAATGCGGCGTTCGATGAGACCGTGACCCTCGACGGAAGCCTCTCCAACGACCCGGACGGCGACGCGATCGCATCATATACATGGAGTCAAGCCGGCGGGGAGCCGATCGAGATGTCGGCTCTCGATCAAATCATCACATCATTCGTCGCGCCGGGCACGCCGACGACCATCACCATCCAGCTCGTGGTCACGGACGCCGCAGGCAACGCGAGCGAGCCTGCGACCGCGAGCATCACCGTCACGGAGGACGGGGAGGTCCCGCCCGCGGGCGATGACGACGTGCCGCTGACAGCGGTCTTCGTCTCCAAGAGCCTGGGCATTGACACGAACAGCGGCACTTACCGCAGGCCTGTCGCGACGATCAGCCGCGGCATAGAGATCGCCGGCGCCAACGCCCTCTCCGACATATTCGTGATGGAGGGCGCATACGAGGAGTCGGCGCTCCTCAAATCCGGACTGAATATCAGGGGATGCGCCGCATCCTGGGACGAAAACGGCAACATCACCTACGCCGCATCCAACGCAGGCACGACGATCAAGGCGCCGGCAGGCAGCGAACAGGCGATCCTGGCCGAGGGCATCCACGACACCTCCATCGAGTGTTTCTCCATCGTCGGCGGCTCGACCGAAGGCCAATCCTTCGGCATGCTCGTTAAGGACAGCCAGCAGATCGCAGTCAGAAACACCTCCTTCGTCACGCCCGGCAGCCTGGTGCCCGGAACCCTCTGCAGCGATCTCGAGATCAAGGGGAGCGACGGGGT
This window encodes:
- a CDS encoding YajQ family cyclic di-GMP-binding protein, which translates into the protein MPSFDIVSKVEIAELENAVNNSLREVATRYDFRNSKTTINLDKKTKEIHLVTADSMKMRAMEDMLRGNCVKRHVDPRCLDFQKEEPTSQGLVKMDVKIKEGVSQDIARGIVKTIKDLKLKVQASIQDDQVRVTGKKIDELQEVIQTLKSQKLEIPLQYVNMKS
- the rimO gene encoding 30S ribosomal protein S12 methylthiotransferase RimO — its product is MKSIHLVSLGCPKNLVDSEVMLGMLVRDGFALTEDPSKAQVIIVNTCAFIEDAKKEAIDAILEMAKHKASGSAELLVVAGCLPQRYEKEMEKLFPEVDIFVGAGEFQRIAGLIRDRVEGARAVHVGRPTYIYDHETPREQATPTHTAYIKIAEGCFHPCSFCIIPNIRGGFRSRDPDSVVEEARGMLLRGVRELNLIAQDTTAYGKGKDFDIAMLVEKLCDLPGEKWIRLMYAYPHDFPMRLIDVMREHRDVCRYLDIPIQHISDRVLKSMRRKGGSAEIEGLIEILRKKIPDMWLRTSLIVGFPGETDKDFEKLLEFVREARFEHLGVFVYSPEEGTAAAKLKGRVSKKVAEGRREEIMKLQQVIAREKNDSLVGKRLRVLVEGISEESEHLIQARHEGQAPDIDGVVYINEGNPKIGEFAEVEITDSHVYDLVGRVI
- a CDS encoding beta-propeller fold lactonase family protein, encoding MKIRLPFLSCLLMLLVTAAACGVVHENIVINSITPSQGSTRGGEEVTITGRGFDSGSTVLFGDRQGEIVSATATEIVAESPSSGGTTEQVDVTVTNTAGETVTRIGGFNYVSMLAAVNWTSNDVGLFSADSEEHALTAFTGSPFSPQGTAPRGAALDVSAGLLFVTNGNSATMMVFSVSWADGTLTPVEGAPFAVSAVGPVAAALDTSLKLAFTANNTSGTISIFSYDAATGVPTLLGTQASSGTGVLDIACDPGTRLVFVSNSGSSDVSIFSYDALGTMTEAAGSPKVVDGTNPAGIALDHGRRLLYVANSGSTDMAAFTYDATGVLTKVAGSPFASNGTAPYDIVLDTSRGFLFVANSGSNTVHSFTYSSAGVLTQVAGGESGSNGTAPMAMDVDVEHNTLFIANRGSNDIQVKTYDDAGVLTNAGNATTSGGTGPFNLVFIP